A region from the Rhodamnia argentea isolate NSW1041297 chromosome 7, ASM2092103v1, whole genome shotgun sequence genome encodes:
- the LOC115727151 gene encoding beta-glucuronosyltransferase GlcAT14A-like — protein sequence MRKTQHSHTARAFSDRRWMIPFFASLLVFATLIMSATIGLFTMPYSEDELSDDFIPYNISEDSSSLFVESDLQRSHYPSGHASVEAPRLAYLISGTKGDSHRMMRTLQGVYHPRNQYILHLDFEAPPRERLDLTALVKNDPTFREVENVRVMEQSNLITYKGPTMIACTLQAIAILLKESLEWDWFINLSASDYPLVTQDDLLYVFSNVSRSLNFIEHDRISGWKLKHRSKSIIIDPGLYLSKKYEVTWSTQRRSLPTAFKLFTGSAWIMLTRSFLEYCIWGWDNFPRTILMYYVNFISSPEGYFHTVICNNEEYRKTAISHDLHYIAWDNPPKQHPRSLSVKDFDKMLKSNAPFARKFEKDDPVLDRIDKELLGRTGRFVPGAWCIGTSDDGADPCSVRGNDSVFRPGPGVGRLRELLQGLLSEEFRSKQCS from the exons ATGAGGAAAACTCAGCATTCTCACACTGCAAGAGCATTTTCTGATCGGCGATGGATGATTCCATTCTTTGCTAGCTTGCTTGTATTTGCTACTTTGATCATGTCAGCAACTATTGGGCTGTTTACAATGCCTTACAGCGAAGATGAGTTGTCAGATGATTTTATTCCATATAATATATCGGAGGATTCAAGCAGTCTGTTTGTAGAGTCTGATTTACAGAGATCTCATTATCCAAGCGGCCATGCAAGTGTCGAAGCCCCTAGACTAGCCTATCTTATTTCAGGGACCAAGGGCGATAGTCATAGAATGATGAGAACCTTGCAGGGCGTATATCACCCGAGAAACCAATACATCCTCCATTTGGACTTCGAGGCACCACCTCGTGAACGTTTGGATTTGACGGCGCTGGTTAAGAACGATCCTACATTTCGTGAGGTGGAGAATGTCCGGGTAATGGAACAGTCTAACTTGATCACCTATAAAGGACCTACCATGATTGCTTGTACACTTCAAGCAATTGCCATATTGTTAAAGGAGAGCTTGGAGTGGGATTGGTTTATCAATCTCAGTGCTTCAGATTATCCTCTGGTGACGCAGGACG ATCTGCTTTACGTGTTCTCCAACGTCTCTAGAAGTCTCAATTTCATTGAACATGATCGGATTTCTGGATGGAAATT GAAACACAGGTCTAAATCAATCATCATCGATCCTGGGCTGTACCTGTCAAAGAAGTATGAAGTAACTTGGAGCACTCAACGTCGATCACTTCCAACTGCTTTCAAGTTGTTTACTG GATCAGCATGGATAATGTTAACTCGTTCTTTTCTTGAGTATTGCATATGGGGATGGGACAATTTCCCGCGGACAATTCTAATGTACTATGTTAACTTTATATCCTCCCCAGAAGGCTATTTCCACACTGTTATTTGCAACAATGAAGAGTACCGTAAAACTGCTATCAGCCACGACCTACACTACATTGCATGGGACAACCCTCCGAAGCAGCATCCTCGCTCATTATCTGTGAAGGATTTTGACAAAATGCTCAAAAGCAATGCCCCATTTGCCCGGAAGTTTGAAAAGGATGATCCTGTCTTAGATAGGATTGACAAAGAGCTTCTTGGGCGAACAGGCCGTTTTGTACCTGGGGCATGGTGTATCGGGACCTCGGATGATGGGGCCGATCCATGCTCCGTGAGGGGCAATGATTCTGTATTTAGGCCAGGTCCGGGTGTCGGGAGATTGCGGGAGCTACTTCAGGGCTTGTTATCTGAGGAATTTCGGAGCAAACAGTGCTCTTGA
- the LOC115727152 gene encoding protein ULTRAPETALA 1-like: MANGAVERESGGGSAMLFSEDELREMSGVKSGEEFVEVTCGCTSHRYGDAVGRLRVFLNGDLEIACECTPGCQEDKLTPAAFEKHSGRETARKWKNNVWIMVNGEKVPLAKTVLLKYYNQASKNANGSHKSSGKVCHRDEFIRCTKCNKDRRFRLRSKEECREHHDASLDENWKCSDHPYDRIKCDNDEERASRRMYRGCSRSPTCKGCTSCVCFGCEICRFTDCSCQTCRDFTSNARAQV; encoded by the exons ATGGCGAATGGCGcggtggagagagaaagtgggggTGGGTCGGCGATGTTGTTCAGCGAGGACGAGCTGAGAGAGATGAGTGGAGTGAAGAGCGGCGAGGAGTTTGTTGAGGTGACGTGTGGGTGTACCAGCCACCGATACGGCGACGCTGTGGGTAGGCTTAGGGTTTTCCTCAACGGCGATCTCGAAATCGCCTGCGAGTGCACTCCTGGTTGCCAAGAAG ACAAGTTGACTCCTGCTGCATTTGAAAAGCATTCTGGAAGAGAAACAGCTAGGAAATGGAAGAACAATGTTTGGATCATGGTCAATGGGGAGAAGGTTCCACTGGCAAAAACTGTGTTGCTGAAGTACTACAATCAAGCTTCAAAAAATGCTAATGGCTCACACAAGTCCAGCGGAAAAGTTTGTCATCGTGATGAGTTTATCCGCTGTACCAAGTGCAACAAGGACCGAAGATTCCGTCTGCGATCGAAGGAGGAGTGCCGAGAACATCATGATGCCTCGTTGGATGAGAACTGGAAATGTTCTGACCATCCATATGACAG AATAAAATGCGATAATGACGAGGAACGAGCAAGTCGCAGAATGTATAGAGGCTGCTCCCGCTCCCCAACCTGCAAAGGTTGCACCTCATGTGTGTGCTTTGGTTGCGAAATATGTCGCTTTACTGACTGCAGCTGCCAGACATGCAGGGACTTCACAAGCAATGCAAGAGCTCAAGTCTGA
- the LOC115727137 gene encoding uncharacterized protein LOC115727137: MVFFCFLVDQQRKVKSSKPAAGICSRCGGGASVADMKTATRFIFVPFYWKSWRAIICTFCGAVLRSYG; encoded by the coding sequence ATGGTGTTCTTCTGCTTTCTTGTGGATCAGCAGAGGAAGGTGAAGAGCAGCAAGCCAGCGGCCGGGATCTGCTCAAGGTGCGGCGGTGGGGCCAGCGTCGCCGACATGAAAACCGCCACTCGATTCATCTTCGTCCCCTTTTATTGGAAGTCCTGGAGAGCCATAATCTGCACCTTCTGTGGAGCCGTTCTTCGGTCTTACGGATGA
- the LOC115727134 gene encoding pentatricopeptide repeat-containing protein At1g73710 isoform X1 has protein sequence MLLPTCSSRELRNQSLHSHVLPHCKSHPRPHTSKGSVFLGFKLQCHSKALALPSKVSSSSGRKQRKTYGGVLPSVLRSLESEDDVEKALSSVCSNLSPKEQTVILKEQRCCERVVRVWEFFKSQEDYVPNVIHYNIVLRALGRAQKWDDLRRCWIEMAERGVFPTHNTYGMLVDVYGKAGMVKEALLWIKHMKLRGMFPDEVTMNTVVRVLKDAAEFDRAERFYKGWCDGRVELDDLELDSMVESENGFGLAPVSYKHFLSTELFKTGGRMRILGSTDSQISVRKPRLTSTYNTLIDLYGKAGCLEDAAAVFKEMLSSGVPMDIITFNTMIFTCGSHGHLSEAEALLNEMDGRGISPDTKTYNILLSLYAEAGNIDAALDCYGKIRKFGLLPDVVTHRAVIHVLCKRNMVEEVMSVIEQIRKSGSNIDEHSLPDIVKMYVNKGLLDSAEVLLESFQNDRELLPKTRAAIMDAYADKGFWAEAECVFLMKSIGQKKDVLEYNVMIKAYGKAKLYDKAFSLFKSMKNQGTWPDECTYNSLIQMFAGGDLVEEAKSLLHEMQRLGSKPQTMTYSAVIACYARLGQLSDAVDMYDEMENAGVKPNEVVYGSLINGFAEAGRVEEALRYVRQMEQCGIPANKIVLTSLIKAYSKVGCLEGAKSVYERMKNMQDGLDVIASNSMITLYADLGMISEATLIFNGMREENLADGVSFANMMYLYKSMGMLDEAIEVAEEMKQAGLLRDCPSYNKVMACYATNGQLRQCGELLHEMVVTRKLLPDSGTFRVIFTVLKKGGMAIEAVKQLELSYHEGKPYARQAIISSVFSVVGLHALAYESCEVFSKTKLTLDSFVYNVCIYVYGALGDVDRALNIFMKMQDDGVKPDHVTYIVLVGCYGKSGMIEGVRRVHSQLKYREIEPNESLFEAVAEAYRNAKRPDLAELVNKEMNFAFEPQQNSDSETENE, from the coding sequence ATGTTGCTCCCCACCTGCAGCTCCAGAGAGTTGCGCAACCAGAGCCTCCATTCCCACGTCCTCCCGCACTGTAAGTCCCACCCTCGCCCGCACACTTCGAAAGGCAGTGTTTTTCTAGGGTTTAAGCTTCAATGCCACTCTAAAGCACTGGCCTtgccctccaaagtctcttcatCGAGCGGTAGGAAGCAGAGGAAGACCTACGGAGGCGTTTTGCCGTCGGTTTTGCGATCCTTAGAGTCGGAGGACGACGTGGAGAAAGCCCTTTCTTCCGTATGTTCCAATTTGAGCCCTAAAGAGCAGACTGTGATTCTCAAAGAACAGCGTTGCTGCGAGAGAGTTGTTCGGGTTTGGGAGTTTTTCAAGTCCCAGGAGGATTACGTGCCCAATGTGATTCACTATAATATCGTGCTGAGGGCGTTGGGCAGAGCCCAGAAATGGGACGACTTGAGGAGGTGTTGGATTGAAATGGCGGAAAGAGGTGTTTTTCCCACTCATAATACGTACGGGATGCTTGTCGATGTGTATGGGAAAGCGGGTATGGTGAAAGAAGCGCTTTTGTGGATTAAGCATATGAAGTTGAGGGGCATGTTTCCTGACGAGGTCACCATGAACACTGTTGTCAGGGTTTTGAAGGATGCTGCAGAGTTTGATAGGGCAGAGAGGTTCTATAAGGGTTGGTGCGATGGGCGGGTTGAGTTGGATGATCTCGAATTGGATTCAATGGTTGAGTCTGAAAATGGGTTTGGCTTAGCACCTGTTAGTTATAAGCATTTTCTGTCGACAGAACTCTTTAAGACAGGTGGGAGAATGAGAATCTTGGGCTCCACCGATTCACAAATTTCTGTTAGGAAGCCACGACTTACGTCTACGTATAACACTCTTATTGATTTGTACGGGAAGGCAGGGTGCCTAGAGGATGCTGCTGCTGTGTTTAAAGAAATGTTGAGTTCTGGGGTTCCCATGGATATCATTACCTTCAATACCATGATTTTTACTTGCGGAAGTCATGGCCACTTGTCTGAAGCAGAAGCTCTGCTGAACGAAATGGATGGAAGGGGAATATCTCCTGATACAAAGACTTATAATATCCTTCTATCTTTATATGCTGAGGCAGGGAACATTGATGCAGCCCTCGATTGTTATGGGAAGATCAGGAAATTTGGTCTTTTGCCTGATGTTGTGACTCACCGAGCTGTTATCCATGTATTATGCAAGAGGAATATGGTCGAAGAGGTGATGAGTGTTATTGAACAAATTCGAAAGTCTGGCAGTAATATTGACGAGCATTCTCTTCCTGATATAGTTAAGATGTATGTGAACAAAGGGTTGCTTGATTCCGCTGAAGTTCTTCTTGAGAGTTTTCAGAATGATCGGGAGCTACTTCCTAAAACACGAGCAGCAATTATGGATGCTTACGCTGACAAGGGTTTTTGGGCTGAAGCTGAATGCGTATTTTTAATGAAAAGCATTGGGCAGAAGAAGGATGTCTTGGAATACAATGTCATGATCAAAGCTTATGGTAAGGCAAAGCTTTATGATAAagccttttccctttttaagaGCATGAAAAATCAGGGTACATGGCCTGATGAGTGCACTTATAATTCTCTCATTCAGATGTTTGCTGGGGGTGATTTGGTAGAAGAAGCTAAAAGTCTCTTACATGAAATGCAAAGACTTGGCTCTAAACCCCAAACTATGACTTATTCTGCTGTGATTGCCTGCTATGCTCGCCTGGGCCAGCTTTCTGATGCAGTTGACATGTACGATGAAATGGAAAATGCAGGGGTTAAACCAAATGAAGTTGTGTATGGTTCTCTAATAAATGGATTTGCTGAAGCTGGAAGAGTTGAAGAAGCTCTTCGATATGTCCGTCAGATGGAACAATGTGGAATTCCAGCAAATAAGATAGTTTTGACTTCTCTCATCAAGGCTTACAGTAAAGTAGGATGCTTGGAAGGAGCAAAGTCTGTGTACGAAAGGATGAAAAATATGCAGGATGGTTTGGACGTCATTGCATCAAACAGTATGATTACTCTTTATGCAGATCTTGGCATGATATCTGAAGCAACACTCATTTTCAATGGCATGAGAGAAGAAAATCTGGCGGATGGAGTTTCTTTTGCAAACATGATGTATCTATATAAGAGCATGGGTATGCTTGATGAAGCCATTGAGGTTGCTGAGGAGATGAAACAAGCAGGTTTATTGAGAGATTGTCCTTCATATAATAAGGTAATGGCATGCTATGCCACTAATGGCCAACTCCGTCAGTGTGGTGAGTTGTTGCATGAGATGGTGGTGACTCGAAAGCTTTTACCCGATAGTGGGACCTTCAGAGTAATATTTACGGTGTTGAAGAAGGGAGGTATGGCTATTGAAGCTGTTAAGCAGCTGGAATTATCCTACCATGAAGGTAAACCTTATGCGAGACAAGCCATAatttcctctgttttctctgTCGTCGGCTTGCATGCTCTAGCATACGAGTCCTGTGAAGTATTCTCAAAAACAAAGCTTACTCTTGATTCTTTTGTATATAATGTATGTATATACGTCTATGGCGCATTAGGGGACGTTGATCGGGCGCTCAAcatatttatgaaaatgcaaGACGATGGTGTGAAGCCTGATCACGTTACTTACATTGTTCTGGTTGGTTGTTATGGCAAATCGGGTATGATTGAAGGGGTGAGACGTGTCCATAGTCAACTAAAATATAGAGAAATTGAGCCGAATGAGTCCTTGTTCGAGGCAGTGGCAGAGGCCTACAGAAATGCAAAAAGGCCTGATCTTGCTGAGTTGGTTAACAAGGAGATGAATTTTGCCTTTGAACCGCAACAGAACTCTGATTCTGAAACTGAAAATGAGTGA
- the LOC115727134 gene encoding pentatricopeptide repeat-containing protein At1g73710 isoform X2 — protein sequence MLLPTCSSRELRNQSLHSHVLPHCKSHPRPHTSKGSVFLGFKLQCHSKALALPSKVSSSSGRKQRKTYGGVLPSVLRSLESEDDVEKALSSVCSNLSPKEQTVILKEQRCCERVVRVWEFFKSQEDYVPNVIHYNIVLRALGRAQKWDDLRRCWIEMAERGVFPTHNTYGMLVDVYGKAGMVKEALLWIKHMKLRGMFPDEVTMNTVVRVLKDAAEFDRAERFYKGWCDGRVELDDLELDSMVESENGFGLAPVSYKHFLSTELFKTGGRMRILGSTDSQISVRKPRLTSTYNTLIDLYGKAGCLEDAAAVFKEMLSSGVPMDIITFNTMIFTCGSHGHLSEAEALLNEMDGRGISPDTKTYNILLSLYAEAGNIDAALDCYGKIRKFGLLPDVVTHRAVIHVLCKRNMVEEVMSVIEQIRKSGSNIDEHSLPDIVKMYVNKGLLDSAEVLLESFQNDRELLPKTRAAIMDAYADKGFWAEAECVFLMKSIGQKKDVLEYNVMIKAYGKAKLYDKAFSLFKSMKNQGTWPDECTYNSLIQMFAGGDLVEEAKSLLHEMQRLGSKPQTMTYSAVIACYARLGQLSDAVDMYDEMENAGVKPNEVVYGSLINGFAEAGRVEEALRYVRQMEQCGIPANKIVLTSLIKAYSKVGCLEGAKSVYERMKNMQDGLDVIASNSMITLYADLGMISEATLIFNGMREENLADGVSFANMMYLYKSMGMLDEAIEVAEEMKQAGLLRDCPSYNKVMACYATNGQLRQCGELLHEMVVTRKLLPDSGTFRVIFTVLKKGGMAIEAVKQLELSYHEGDVDRALNIFMKMQDDGVKPDHVTYIVLVGCYGKSGMIEGVRRVHSQLKYREIEPNESLFEAVAEAYRNAKRPDLAELVNKEMNFAFEPQQNSDSETENE from the exons ATGTTGCTCCCCACCTGCAGCTCCAGAGAGTTGCGCAACCAGAGCCTCCATTCCCACGTCCTCCCGCACTGTAAGTCCCACCCTCGCCCGCACACTTCGAAAGGCAGTGTTTTTCTAGGGTTTAAGCTTCAATGCCACTCTAAAGCACTGGCCTtgccctccaaagtctcttcatCGAGCGGTAGGAAGCAGAGGAAGACCTACGGAGGCGTTTTGCCGTCGGTTTTGCGATCCTTAGAGTCGGAGGACGACGTGGAGAAAGCCCTTTCTTCCGTATGTTCCAATTTGAGCCCTAAAGAGCAGACTGTGATTCTCAAAGAACAGCGTTGCTGCGAGAGAGTTGTTCGGGTTTGGGAGTTTTTCAAGTCCCAGGAGGATTACGTGCCCAATGTGATTCACTATAATATCGTGCTGAGGGCGTTGGGCAGAGCCCAGAAATGGGACGACTTGAGGAGGTGTTGGATTGAAATGGCGGAAAGAGGTGTTTTTCCCACTCATAATACGTACGGGATGCTTGTCGATGTGTATGGGAAAGCGGGTATGGTGAAAGAAGCGCTTTTGTGGATTAAGCATATGAAGTTGAGGGGCATGTTTCCTGACGAGGTCACCATGAACACTGTTGTCAGGGTTTTGAAGGATGCTGCAGAGTTTGATAGGGCAGAGAGGTTCTATAAGGGTTGGTGCGATGGGCGGGTTGAGTTGGATGATCTCGAATTGGATTCAATGGTTGAGTCTGAAAATGGGTTTGGCTTAGCACCTGTTAGTTATAAGCATTTTCTGTCGACAGAACTCTTTAAGACAGGTGGGAGAATGAGAATCTTGGGCTCCACCGATTCACAAATTTCTGTTAGGAAGCCACGACTTACGTCTACGTATAACACTCTTATTGATTTGTACGGGAAGGCAGGGTGCCTAGAGGATGCTGCTGCTGTGTTTAAAGAAATGTTGAGTTCTGGGGTTCCCATGGATATCATTACCTTCAATACCATGATTTTTACTTGCGGAAGTCATGGCCACTTGTCTGAAGCAGAAGCTCTGCTGAACGAAATGGATGGAAGGGGAATATCTCCTGATACAAAGACTTATAATATCCTTCTATCTTTATATGCTGAGGCAGGGAACATTGATGCAGCCCTCGATTGTTATGGGAAGATCAGGAAATTTGGTCTTTTGCCTGATGTTGTGACTCACCGAGCTGTTATCCATGTATTATGCAAGAGGAATATGGTCGAAGAGGTGATGAGTGTTATTGAACAAATTCGAAAGTCTGGCAGTAATATTGACGAGCATTCTCTTCCTGATATAGTTAAGATGTATGTGAACAAAGGGTTGCTTGATTCCGCTGAAGTTCTTCTTGAGAGTTTTCAGAATGATCGGGAGCTACTTCCTAAAACACGAGCAGCAATTATGGATGCTTACGCTGACAAGGGTTTTTGGGCTGAAGCTGAATGCGTATTTTTAATGAAAAGCATTGGGCAGAAGAAGGATGTCTTGGAATACAATGTCATGATCAAAGCTTATGGTAAGGCAAAGCTTTATGATAAagccttttccctttttaagaGCATGAAAAATCAGGGTACATGGCCTGATGAGTGCACTTATAATTCTCTCATTCAGATGTTTGCTGGGGGTGATTTGGTAGAAGAAGCTAAAAGTCTCTTACATGAAATGCAAAGACTTGGCTCTAAACCCCAAACTATGACTTATTCTGCTGTGATTGCCTGCTATGCTCGCCTGGGCCAGCTTTCTGATGCAGTTGACATGTACGATGAAATGGAAAATGCAGGGGTTAAACCAAATGAAGTTGTGTATGGTTCTCTAATAAATGGATTTGCTGAAGCTGGAAGAGTTGAAGAAGCTCTTCGATATGTCCGTCAGATGGAACAATGTGGAATTCCAGCAAATAAGATAGTTTTGACTTCTCTCATCAAGGCTTACAGTAAAGTAGGATGCTTGGAAGGAGCAAAGTCTGTGTACGAAAGGATGAAAAATATGCAGGATGGTTTGGACGTCATTGCATCAAACAGTATGATTACTCTTTATGCAGATCTTGGCATGATATCTGAAGCAACACTCATTTTCAATGGCATGAGAGAAGAAAATCTGGCGGATGGAGTTTCTTTTGCAAACATGATGTATCTATATAAGAGCATGGGTATGCTTGATGAAGCCATTGAGGTTGCTGAGGAGATGAAACAAGCAGGTTTATTGAGAGATTGTCCTTCATATAATAAGGTAATGGCATGCTATGCCACTAATGGCCAACTCCGTCAGTGTGGTGAGTTGTTGCATGAGATGGTGGTGACTCGAAAGCTTTTACCCGATAGTGGGACCTTCAGAGTAATATTTACGGTGTTGAAGAAGGGAGGTATGGCTATTGAAGCTGTTAAGCAGCTGGAATTATCCTACCATGAAG GGGACGTTGATCGGGCGCTCAAcatatttatgaaaatgcaaGACGATGGTGTGAAGCCTGATCACGTTACTTACATTGTTCTGGTTGGTTGTTATGGCAAATCGGGTATGATTGAAGGGGTGAGACGTGTCCATAGTCAACTAAAATATAGAGAAATTGAGCCGAATGAGTCCTTGTTCGAGGCAGTGGCAGAGGCCTACAGAAATGCAAAAAGGCCTGATCTTGCTGAGTTGGTTAACAAGGAGATGAATTTTGCCTTTGAACCGCAACAGAACTCTGATTCTGAAACTGAAAATGAGTGA
- the LOC115727134 gene encoding pentatricopeptide repeat-containing protein At1g73710 isoform X3, producing MLLPTCSSRELRNQSLHSHVLPHCKSHPRPHTSKGSVFLGFKLQCHSKALALPSKVSSSSGRKQRKTYGGVLPSVLRSLESEDDVEKALSSVCSNLSPKEQTVILKEQRCCERVVRVWEFFKSQEDYVPNVIHYNIVLRALGRAQKWDDLRRCWIEMAERGVFPTHNTYGMLVDVYGKAGMVKEALLWIKHMKLRGMFPDEVTMNTVVRVLKDAAEFDRAERFYKGWCDGRVELDDLELDSMVESENGFGLAPVSYKHFLSTELFKTGGRMRILGSTDSQISVRKPRLTSTYNTLIDLYGKAGCLEDAAAVFKEMLSSGVPMDIITFNTMIFTCGSHGHLSEAEALLNEMDGRGISPDTKTYNILLSLYAEAGNIDAALDCYGKIRKFGLLPDVVTHRAVIHVLCKRNMVEEVMSVIEQIRKSGSNIDEHSLPDIVKMYVNKGLLDSAEVLLESFQNDRELLPKTRAAIMDAYADKGFWAEAECVFLMKSIGQKKDVLEYNVMIKAYGVKPNEVVYGSLINGFAEAGRVEEALRYVRQMEQCGIPANKIVLTSLIKAYSKVGCLEGAKSVYERMKNMQDGLDVIASNSMITLYADLGMISEATLIFNGMREENLADGVSFANMMYLYKSMGMLDEAIEVAEEMKQAGLLRDCPSYNKVMACYATNGQLRQCGELLHEMVVTRKLLPDSGTFRVIFTVLKKGGMAIEAVKQLELSYHEGKPYARQAIISSVFSVVGLHALAYESCEVFSKTKLTLDSFVYNVCIYVYGALGDVDRALNIFMKMQDDGVKPDHVTYIVLVGCYGKSGMIEGVRRVHSQLKYREIEPNESLFEAVAEAYRNAKRPDLAELVNKEMNFAFEPQQNSDSETENE from the exons ATGTTGCTCCCCACCTGCAGCTCCAGAGAGTTGCGCAACCAGAGCCTCCATTCCCACGTCCTCCCGCACTGTAAGTCCCACCCTCGCCCGCACACTTCGAAAGGCAGTGTTTTTCTAGGGTTTAAGCTTCAATGCCACTCTAAAGCACTGGCCTtgccctccaaagtctcttcatCGAGCGGTAGGAAGCAGAGGAAGACCTACGGAGGCGTTTTGCCGTCGGTTTTGCGATCCTTAGAGTCGGAGGACGACGTGGAGAAAGCCCTTTCTTCCGTATGTTCCAATTTGAGCCCTAAAGAGCAGACTGTGATTCTCAAAGAACAGCGTTGCTGCGAGAGAGTTGTTCGGGTTTGGGAGTTTTTCAAGTCCCAGGAGGATTACGTGCCCAATGTGATTCACTATAATATCGTGCTGAGGGCGTTGGGCAGAGCCCAGAAATGGGACGACTTGAGGAGGTGTTGGATTGAAATGGCGGAAAGAGGTGTTTTTCCCACTCATAATACGTACGGGATGCTTGTCGATGTGTATGGGAAAGCGGGTATGGTGAAAGAAGCGCTTTTGTGGATTAAGCATATGAAGTTGAGGGGCATGTTTCCTGACGAGGTCACCATGAACACTGTTGTCAGGGTTTTGAAGGATGCTGCAGAGTTTGATAGGGCAGAGAGGTTCTATAAGGGTTGGTGCGATGGGCGGGTTGAGTTGGATGATCTCGAATTGGATTCAATGGTTGAGTCTGAAAATGGGTTTGGCTTAGCACCTGTTAGTTATAAGCATTTTCTGTCGACAGAACTCTTTAAGACAGGTGGGAGAATGAGAATCTTGGGCTCCACCGATTCACAAATTTCTGTTAGGAAGCCACGACTTACGTCTACGTATAACACTCTTATTGATTTGTACGGGAAGGCAGGGTGCCTAGAGGATGCTGCTGCTGTGTTTAAAGAAATGTTGAGTTCTGGGGTTCCCATGGATATCATTACCTTCAATACCATGATTTTTACTTGCGGAAGTCATGGCCACTTGTCTGAAGCAGAAGCTCTGCTGAACGAAATGGATGGAAGGGGAATATCTCCTGATACAAAGACTTATAATATCCTTCTATCTTTATATGCTGAGGCAGGGAACATTGATGCAGCCCTCGATTGTTATGGGAAGATCAGGAAATTTGGTCTTTTGCCTGATGTTGTGACTCACCGAGCTGTTATCCATGTATTATGCAAGAGGAATATGGTCGAAGAGGTGATGAGTGTTATTGAACAAATTCGAAAGTCTGGCAGTAATATTGACGAGCATTCTCTTCCTGATATAGTTAAGATGTATGTGAACAAAGGGTTGCTTGATTCCGCTGAAGTTCTTCTTGAGAGTTTTCAGAATGATCGGGAGCTACTTCCTAAAACACGAGCAGCAATTATGGATGCTTACGCTGACAAGGGTTTTTGGGCTGAAGCTGAATGCGTATTTTTAATGAAAAGCATTGGGCAGAAGAAGGATGTCTTGGAATACAATGTCATGATCAAAGCTTATG GGGTTAAACCAAATGAAGTTGTGTATGGTTCTCTAATAAATGGATTTGCTGAAGCTGGAAGAGTTGAAGAAGCTCTTCGATATGTCCGTCAGATGGAACAATGTGGAATTCCAGCAAATAAGATAGTTTTGACTTCTCTCATCAAGGCTTACAGTAAAGTAGGATGCTTGGAAGGAGCAAAGTCTGTGTACGAAAGGATGAAAAATATGCAGGATGGTTTGGACGTCATTGCATCAAACAGTATGATTACTCTTTATGCAGATCTTGGCATGATATCTGAAGCAACACTCATTTTCAATGGCATGAGAGAAGAAAATCTGGCGGATGGAGTTTCTTTTGCAAACATGATGTATCTATATAAGAGCATGGGTATGCTTGATGAAGCCATTGAGGTTGCTGAGGAGATGAAACAAGCAGGTTTATTGAGAGATTGTCCTTCATATAATAAGGTAATGGCATGCTATGCCACTAATGGCCAACTCCGTCAGTGTGGTGAGTTGTTGCATGAGATGGTGGTGACTCGAAAGCTTTTACCCGATAGTGGGACCTTCAGAGTAATATTTACGGTGTTGAAGAAGGGAGGTATGGCTATTGAAGCTGTTAAGCAGCTGGAATTATCCTACCATGAAGGTAAACCTTATGCGAGACAAGCCATAatttcctctgttttctctgTCGTCGGCTTGCATGCTCTAGCATACGAGTCCTGTGAAGTATTCTCAAAAACAAAGCTTACTCTTGATTCTTTTGTATATAATGTATGTATATACGTCTATGGCGCATTAGGGGACGTTGATCGGGCGCTCAAcatatttatgaaaatgcaaGACGATGGTGTGAAGCCTGATCACGTTACTTACATTGTTCTGGTTGGTTGTTATGGCAAATCGGGTATGATTGAAGGGGTGAGACGTGTCCATAGTCAACTAAAATATAGAGAAATTGAGCCGAATGAGTCCTTGTTCGAGGCAGTGGCAGAGGCCTACAGAAATGCAAAAAGGCCTGATCTTGCTGAGTTGGTTAACAAGGAGATGAATTTTGCCTTTGAACCGCAACAGAACTCTGATTCTGAAACTGAAAATGAGTGA